The Oncorhynchus tshawytscha isolate Ot180627B linkage group LG30, Otsh_v2.0, whole genome shotgun sequence genome includes a region encoding these proteins:
- the nccrp1 gene encoding F-box only protein 50, translated as MATNEWKNRCETEWNIKGISMPDGVDWKFVYEAKPFGRNLLRNPAPHGVSQDSPPPERELTEFPPEGPPRSEPEGDYTGWTTSREDLGYDASGVPPGVTICYLPNYSWFTLEQRVDLKAEGVWDELLDGFQPDIVIKDWYEESQLHESIYQLRVRLLGTDGQTVISKYIMSPTEELSEYSHNWKEVSHVFSDYGPGVRYVHFLHRLKNKFMVEFFPTLVTGSTVLVKPSKSSQ; from the exons ATGGCGACCAATGAATGGAAAAACAGATGCGAGACAGAGTGGAATATCAAAGGCATTTCGATGCCCGATGGAGTGGATTGGAAGTTCGTCTACGAAGCGAAGCCGTTCGGTCGAAATTTGTTGAGGAATCCTGCGCCTCACG GTGTGAGTCAGGACTCCCCTCCTCCAGAGCGTGAACTGACAGAGTTTCCTCCAGAAGGACCTCCTCGCTCTGAACCAGAGG GTGACTATACTGGCTGGACCACCAGCAGAGAGGACCTTGGTTATGATGCCAGCGGCGTACCACCAGGGGTCACCATCTGTTACCTGCCTAACTACAG CTGGTTTACCTTGGAGCAAAGAGTGGACCTAAAGGCTGAGGGAGTATGGGACGAGCTGTTGGATGGTTTCCAACCTGACATCGTCATCAAAGACTG GTATGAGGAGAGCCAACTGCACGAGTCCATCTACCAGCTGCGGGTGAGGTTGCTGGGAACAGATGGACAGACGGTCATCTCCAAATACATCATGAGCCCTACTGAGGAACTTAGTGAATACTCCCACAACTGGAAAGAG GTGTCCCATGTGTTCTCAGACTACGGGCCTGGGGTGAGGTATGTCCACTTCCTCCATAGACTGAAGAACAAGTTCATGGTGGAGTTCTTCCCCACCCTGGTCACAGGAAGTACTGTCCTTGTCAAGCCAAGCAAATCCAGCCAATAG
- the LOC112228102 gene encoding uncharacterized protein LOC112228102 yields MTGRTKSPGIGSHRTGNTTIEEYRRALQPDNFSKDNILSTERRKNAKTVRIDNCQSERTDIRTGISVRDNISTDKLGHLSYRADALREDTHFRNDCKQLRMDQLRTVHPKADSIGINLGRDLHRTDIGSKDLETNIIGTSPSQSNVLHPWQVWDRVARYQSRSLLCEVGTQTYLTALAQSPHSIPGPDTEPIMVFRVQRESAMERSQQSSIRQQHQPMATSHQVVLQKDIGPYCSSRDAATQTYICALTHTPALKTGEAVKRASVIKAVGQPIRLHRLCPVEESSEHCRGQLRVIGDEVNSMFSKGKVGSTHWQTWRGGIITCLFTVLSGIGSLYLLQYRNLKTS; encoded by the exons ATGACTGGTCGAACCAAGAGCCCTGGTATAGGCAGCCACAGAACAGGGAACACTACCATAGAAGAATATCGTAGAGCACTACAGCCAGACAACTTCAGCAAAGACAACATTCTcagcacagagagaaggaaaaacgCCAAAACAGTCCGAATAGACAACTGCCAAAGTGAAAGGACAGACATCAGGACTGGCATCTCTGTGAGAGACAATATTAGCACAGACAAGTTGGGCCACCTAAGCTACAGGGCAGATGCCCTAAGAGAAGATACTCACTTTAGAAATGATTGTAAGCAGCTCAGAATGGACCAACTTCGGACAGTCCACCCCAAAGCAGACAGCATTGGGATAAATCTGGGTAGAGACCTCCATAGGACAGACATTGGGTCAAAGGACCTGGAGACCAACATCATTGGGACATCACCATCCCAGTCCAATGTTTTGCACCCGTGGCAGGTTTGGGACAGAGTTGCCAGATATCAGTCGAGGTCCTTGCTCTGTGAGGTTGGCACACAGACATACCTGACTGCCTTAGCCCAGAGTCCTCACTCCATCCCAGGCCCTGACACTGAACCTATCATGG TGTTTAGGGTCCAGAGGGAAAGTGCGATGGAAAGGAGCCAGCAGAGCAGCATTCGGCAGCAGCACCAACCCATGGCCACCTCACATCAGGTGGTCCTGCAGAAAGACATAGGGCCTTACTGCTCCTCCCGTGATGCTGCCACTCAGACCTATATCTGTGCCCTTACCCACACACCTGCACTGAAAACAGGGGAGGCAG TGAAGAGGGCCAGTGTGATAAAAGCAGTAGGACAGCCCATTCGACTCCACAGACTGTGTCCTGTAGAGGAATCCTCTGAGCATTGCAGGGGCCAGCTGAGGGTGATTGGGGATGAGGTGAACAGCATGTTCTCCAAGGGAAAG gtgggGTCCACACATTGGCAGACCTGGAGGGGAGGAATCATCACGTGCCTGTTCACTGTCCTCAGTGGCATTGGATCTCTCTACCTGCTCCAGTACAGAAACCTTAAGACATCCTAG